The nucleotide window ACTGGCCGGATTCATCCACTTTATATTTCGGTACGATGAACAGCGAGACACCCTTCGCTCCCGGTGGAGAGTCCGGCGTTTTAGCCAGTACCAGATGGACAATATTCTCAGCCAGGTCATGTTCACCGTAGGTGATGTAGATCTTCTGACCGCTGATCAGGTAGGTACCATCCTCCTGAGGTATCGCACGGGTGCGGGTGTTACCCAGATCAGAGCCGGCTCCCGGTTCTGTCAGCGACATACAGGTCGCCCACTCACCGGTGACCAGTTTTTCAAGATAGCGCTGCTGCAGACGCTCATCTCTGGCAGTCAGCAGAATCTCCGCTGCGCCCTGAGTCAGCGCCTGAAACATGACAAAACTCAGGTTAGCGCTCAACCACATCTCATGTACTGCTGCGGCGATAAAACGCGGCAGAGACTGTCCTCCATACGCTTCCGGCAGTGCCAGCCCCAGCCAGCCATTGTCACAGAACTGCCGGTAGGCATCGATCCAGCCTTCCGGCGTCGTAACCACTCCGTCATTAAAGTGGCATCCCTCAATATCGCCGGATTGATTCAGGGGCGAGAGCACCTGCCCGGCAAACTTTGAGGCTTCCTCGAGAACCGCCGATAGCAGTGCGGGATCGTAATCTGCAAAATGCTCAATCTGATCAAACCCGCGACTGTCTGCCACATGGTTTAACAAGAAGTTCATATCTTTCAGAGGTGCGGAATAATCAGCCATGGTCGTTACCTACTTCGCAGCCATCCGGATAGCACCATCCAGCCGGATCACTTCGCCATTGAGCATACAATTCTCAATGATCTGCTGCACCAGCTGGGCATACTCTGACGGCTCGCCCAGACGGGGTGGAAAGGGCACCGCTGCACCCAGAGAAGCCTGAACCTCTTCCGGCAGAACATCCATCATCGGTGTTTTGAAAATGCCCGGAGCGATCGTCATCACACGAATACCAAAATGCGCCAGCTCACGCGCCAACGGCAGAGTCATGGCACACATTCCGCCTTTTGACGCAGCATAGGCTGCCTGCCCTATCTGACCATCAAATGCAGCAACCGAAGCGGTATTAATAATTACCCCACGCTCACCGGTTGATTGCGGTTCCTGCTCACTCATCACACTCGCCGCCAGGCGGATCATATTAAAGGTGCCCAGCAGGTTTACCTGCAGCGCCCGGCTGAATGTTTCCAGACGGTGAACGCCATTTCGCCCCAGCACCCGCTCAGCTCCGGGAATTCCGGCACAGTTAACCAGACCGTCGAGCTTGCCAAAATGACTGACGGCAGTATCAATACAGTGCTGTGCTGATTGCTCATCGGTGATATCGGTTGTACAGAAAACCGCTTTTTCGGCAAGGGATGCAGCCACCGCAGAACCCCGTTCCTCATTAATATCCGCCAGTACAACCGATGCACCCTGATCAGCCAGACGGCGAGCTACCGCTTCGCCAAGACCCGAACTGGCACCGGTAACGATAAAGACCTTTTGATTGATATCCATCTGAGCGTCCTCAATTATTCTTTTATTCAGCAACGACTGATTATGTTCTTGTTAAAACGTCCGGTTTTATTGCATCAAAGCGATAAGTGCACCTTGCTTTGAGTCGGCCAATAATCCGCTTACTTCTTTTTCCTGTTGAGGAACTGGCCAATACGCTCCTGTACTTCAGGGCTGGTCTGAGTCATCCCCGCCAGCAGCGACTCAGTAAACAAGCCGTCATCCATCGACATACTCTCGATACGGGACAAACCAGAGACCATGGCAAAGTTCGACAGTCTTGAATTCTGCGCAACGGACTTCGCCAGCTCAGTGGCTTTTTCCAAGGCAGTGCCCTTTTCAACACAGTAGTGGGCCAGACCCAGTCGCTCACCATCAACCGCATTATAGGTGCGACCTGTCAGCATCATATCCATCATCCGGCTTGCGCCCAGAATCCTGCCGACCCGCACGGAAGCACCACCACCGACAAAAATACCGTGACGCCCTTCTGGCAGACGGAAGTAAGTCGTTTCATCGGCGACCCGCACATGAGCACTGGAGGCAAGCTCCAGACCACCACCAATCACCGCACCATGCAATGCCGCCACAACAGGAATGGAAGAATTAGCAATACGGCCAAACACCCGGTGCCACATCCGCGAATGCTGCACCACGCCGTAAGGATCACGGGCAACATGTTCGGACAGATCAAGCCCGGAACAAAATTCCGGACCATTACCGGAAAAGAGCACCACCGAGACTTCCTCAGGCATATTGATAAACACATCCTCTATCTCAAGGAGCAGCGCATCATTGATCGCATTCTTTTTTTCAGGACGGTTGAGTTGCAGATGACCAATGTCGGCTTCTACAGAAAATTGAATATAACGGTACTCGGCCATTCGACACCTCTGTTGCACAAAGCGATAACTGCCGGTTTTATTCCCAGCTCTAAAAACGACATCTATGTTTATACGAAATATTGTTGTATTAATCAACAATATTATCTGCAAATTATTAGCTTTTTAATCATGCCCCCCAAGTCTTCCGCAAATTCCTATATGCGAGGCAATTATCTTATACAAACAATTGTTGCGAAACTAAACAGTTTATGTATAAATACAAATACCAGTACTCTGGCATCCTAAAACAATAAAGAATCTAAAGGATCTGAAAATGGGCATTAAATCCATCCTCAAGCAATCATTCGCCGCATGTGCGCTGATACTTGGCTCAGGTAGTGCTATCTCTGCCGAAGCTGAATATACCTTCAAGCTGCACCATTTCCTGCCGCCCCCTTCCATGGCGCACTCTAAGTTCCTCCAGCCCTGGGCTGACAAGGTGATGGCTGAATCAAATGGTCGAATCAAAATTGATCTGTATCCGGCGATGCAACTGGGCGGTAAGCCTCCGGCACTCTTCGATCAGGTGCGCAAAGGGATCGTCGATATCTCCTGGACTGTTACCGGCTACACTCCGGGTCGTTTTCCAAAATCAACCGTCTTTGAACTGCCCTTCATTGCCACCGATGCCAAGCCGATGAGTATGGCGATGCAGGCATTTGCTGAAACAGAAATGACTGACGAGTTGAAGGATGTTCATCTGCTGGCAATGCACGTCCATGCACCGGGTTCGTTGCACTCCCGGGATAAAGCAATTCACAACGCTGCAGATATGGAGGGAATGAAGCTTCGGGCGCCGAATAAGACCATGGCTGATGCGTTTGCAAAACTGGGCTCTAATCCGGTCTTTATGCCGGTACCCCAGATGCCCAGCGCGCTATCAAAAGGTGTACTGGACGTAGCGGTACTGCCCTATGAAGTGGTTAAGCCACTGAAGATCCATCAGCTTGTAAAACACCACACTGAAGTGCCAGGTCTCTACGCCAATACATTCATCTTCAGTATGAATAAAAAAGCCTACGATTCGCTGCCTGCAGACCTTAAACAGGTAATCGATAATAACTCAGGTATTGAACTGGCCGGTCATATCGGCGCGCTGTTCGATGAGTATGAGGCGGTTGGCCGACAGGCGGCCGTTGAGCAGGGTAACGAGATCTATCAACTGCCGGCATCTGAAGTGGATATCTGGAAATCCAAACTATCCTTTGTCACTGAAGACTGGCTGAAAGATATGAAAGCTGACGGCTATGATTCACAGAAACTGCTGGACGAAGCCAACGCGCTTATCGCCAAGTATCAAACGGCCAACAAGTAAAAGGCCCCGCTATGTATACTCTTCTTACTCAGACTAAGAGAGGAATCGAGTTTATCTCCCGTCAGCTGGCGCTGATGGGAGGTTTCATTATGATTCTTCTCGCCCTGATGACCGTCGTCAGTATTATCGGAAGAAGCCTGTTTGGCATCACCGTTGAGGGTGATTATGAACTGGTAGAGATGGGGCTGGCTATTTCTATCTTCCTGTTTCTCACAGAGTGTCAGATTAAAAAAGGGCATGTGATTGTCGATTTCTTTACCATTAATCTGGCCAAGCGAAAGATCTATTTTCTCGACTCTATGGGTAATCTGATTTTCACTATTATTGCTGCGACGCTAACCTGGCAGATGTATCTTGGGGGACTGGATTATCATGAGTATATGGAGCAATCAATGATTCTTGAGCTCCAGGTATGGGTCGCCTATATACCTGCCGTTTTTTGTCTGGCACTTCTCACCCTCTGCTGTTTCATTGATACCCTACTGGGCTTCAGGGAGTACCTAAGATCATGAGCAATATCGAACTGGCCCTTTCTATGCTGGCGCTGCTGCTGGTTCTGATGTCTATCAGAATACCGATTGCAATTGCTATGCTGGGCTGCGGCGCTCTGGGTTACACCCTTCTGGCGGGTTTTCCCACCACGCTTAACTATCTGAGTACAGTACCCTACTCGAAGTTTTCCACTTATGATCTGTCAGTCGTGCCTCTCTTTCTACTGATGGGTGAGCTGGCGACCCGGGCAGGCATAACCACCGAACTGTTCCGCACCTGTAACACCTGGGTCGGTCAGTTTAAAGGCGGGCTGGCTATGGCCGCGGTATCCGGTTGCGCAGCATTTGGCGCGATCTGCGGATCATCCCTGGCAACAGCCTCCACTATGGGTCAGGTTGCCCTGCCGGAGATGAAGAAAAATAACTATGCGGGGGGACTGGCTGCCGGCTGTCTTGCTGCGGGCGGCACACTGGGTATCCTGATTCCCCCCTCCATGGTGTTGATCATCTTTGCCGTACTGACCGAGCAAAATATATCCAAGATGTTTATCGCTGCTTTTGTCCCCGGAATCCTCGCGGCTGGCGGTTATATCCTGGCCATTGCGATCTATGTACGGATCTTTCCTAAATCCGGCCCCAAGGGTGAGCAAACCACCTGGAGACAAAAGTTCAGATCCACCCGGGATGTCTGGCATATCACCCTGATCTTTCTGATCGTACTGGGCGGTATCTATCTCGGTTTCTTTACCCCAACTGAAGCGGCAGCGGTCGGTGTCATTCTCACCGGAATACTGGCACTGACCCACGGCAAATTAACCTTCGGGCAGTTTAAAGACAGTATCATCAGAACAGCGGTCTCCAGCGCCATGATCTTCATGATCATTCTGGGTGCCGATCTTTTCAGTGTATTTATCGCACTGACCAATCTGCCAAACTTAGGCGCAGAACTGCTGTTAGAGGCCGAGATGTCGCCTTTTCTGATTCTGGCCCTGATGCTGCTAAGCTACTTTATACTCGGTTGCTTTATGGACAGCCTGGCGATGATTCTGCTGACCATCCCGATCTACTTCCCAATTATTGTTGCTATGGACTTCGGTATGTCTGTTGAAGATACTGGCATCTGGTTTGGAATTCTTGCTCTGGTAGTTGTCGAAGTGGGACTGATCACGCCACCGGTGGGTATGAACGTATTTATCATCAACTCCTTTGATAAGTCACTCTCGCTTAAAGAGAGTTTCAGAGGCGTTGTACCATTCATTTTGTCCGACTTTTCCCGGGTTATTCTGCTGGTTCTGTTCCCGCCAATAACTCTGGCTCTGGTACACCTGCTAAGTTGAGCGGACGAAAGATACACAACCAGGTGCAGTCAGACTCTATCAACTGCACTCAATGCATCTGGTAACCATTTTAAAAGAGACAGGGTGACACTATGAATATCGATGAGATCATCGCAATTGATTTCCACACACATGCTGAAGAGCCTTGTACCTGTGCGCGGGATGATGGTTATTATGAATTTCAGCAGGACTTTGCCAAATATTTTAAGAACCCTGCCGGCCACAATATGTTACCGACAATAGAGGAAACGGCAGCCTACTACCGAGACCGAAAAATTGCCTGTGTACTGTTTCCTGTGGATGCGGAACGCGAAACAGGGTTTCGCCGCTATGCTAATGAAGAGGTGGCACAGCTGGCCGCTGACAACAGCGATATTATCATCCCTTTTGCCTCGATTGATCCGGCCAAGGGACGCTTAGGTGCCCGGGAAGCCCGTCGTCTGGTACGCGATTTTGGTGTGCGCGGCTTCAAGTTTCATCCTACGATGCAGGGCTTTTACCCTAACGACCGGTCAGCTTATGTGCTCTATGAAGCGATCGCCGAAGAGGGGGCTATCGCTCTGTTCCACACGGGGCAGACCGGCGTTGGTGCAGGCACCCGGGGCGGCATGAATATGCGACTAAAATACTCCAACCCTATGTACCTCGATGATGTGGCAGCTGATTTCCCGGATATGCCCATTGTGATGGCACACCCATCGTTTCCGTGGCAGGAAGAAGCACTTTCCGTTGCCACCCATAAACCGAATGTGTATATCGATATGTCAGGCTGGTCACCCAAGTATTTTCCAAAGATTCTGATTCAATACGCAAACTCCATCCTCAAAGATAAGATGCTGTTTGGTTCAGACTGGCCGGTTATCACGCCGGACCGCTGGCTGAAAGACTTCGATACGATCGGCATTAAGGATGAAGTAAAACCCAAGATTCTCAAGGAAAATGCCGTTAAGTTACTCGGACTGTAACCTGAGACACCACACTGACTCTTATTGAAAGGATTTATTGAATTCCTGGATAAAAAGCCCTGATAGCAAAATTTCATCAGGGCTTTTTAAGACGCTCTCTTTAGAAAAAAATAGCTGCAGTGTTATCAGGCTTTAGACGGGGCATGAGCGGCAAATCGATCAAGTATATCGATAATTAACGCCTTCTCCCCCTCGTTGAGCAAACTAGTGAAGTTTGCTTCATGCTTGAGCACCTCTTCAACCAACTCGGCATAAAAAGCCTCACCGTGCTTAGTCAAAAACAGCGCGTGTGAGCGTCGATCCGATGTCGAGGGTTTTCGTTCAACAACGTTCATAGCTTCAAGGCGATCAACAACACTTACCATTGCTGAACGGTCATTCCCCAGTGCATTCGCGATGGCAGTCTGAGTTAAACCCGGATTACGCTCAACGATCGATAACACACCAAACAATCCCGGGGTAATCCCAAACCTGGAGCAGTGCTCGGAAAAATGGTTAAACAGGTTTACCTGAGCCCTTCTGAGTTTATACCCAACAAGCGTATCCAGAATCCCGTAATCGATATCTTCCGATGAATTTTGATTAGCCATGAAATTATTTGCTTTATTAACAATTTTAAGTGCAGAAATTATATAGGATTATTATCCTCAATAACACCTGCTGGCTATTTAAGAAAAGACTATAAAATAAGACACAAAGCCCACTGCAGCCCTGAAAAGGCAGCAGCCTGATCCTGCTTATTACCCTCTTCAGTCTGAAGACTTATATGGCATTACACAGTAATCAGGCCTTAGCCTATATCTGATTTTGAATGACCACGTGCCTGCGTCACCCGCCCCGTGTTTTCTCATCCGCCCATGCAAACGGGTCTATCCATAGCGCCTGTTGATGAAATCCTTTACGCCGCAAGCGGATGATCGTGAAAAACATGGCTGCTCTCGATCAGTGCTTTAGGGCAGTGAGTCCTCACCCGCTTATGCACCTCTGGCAGCAACCCGACAGCCACATCAACTATCATCAGAATCTGTCCCGCTTCGATGGCATGCCGGTATTTTTCAAGATGAGAGTTTGGTGTGCTCTCGCCAATTGCTTTACCAATCACGCCACCCCAAAAAGCGCAGATAATTGTGATGACTAACAGGGACATAGTGCCAAACTCAAAGCTGGAAATCTTCGAGCCGTAGGCAACCATACCGGCTACCAGCCCCAGTACCCCACCGGCAACTATGCCCCAGTTGAAGTCATTCTCCACCTCTGAAGTTTCCATCTCGGTTGCTTCATGCAGATGAGCTTTCTGCAATAATGCATGGTCCTCGGCGATAAGGTGCATCACGTCCTCGGCGATACCCAGTTGCCGTAACTCCTCCACCACACGTTCAGCATGAGCCAGATCCGGCATCAGAAAAGTTAAACGTCTCATTTTCATACCTCCCGGCCTGACAGGCCGTTATGAATATAACAAGTATAGTTCAACCATCGCGCTCCGGATTCGGCCCTCTGCGCTGCCAAAAACAGGGCAGCTGATCTCCCGGGTTCTATAAGTTCACCTGTTGCAGAAACGAAAAAGCCCGTCAAACTGACGGGCTTTAACTGAATACAGGTTCTGATCTATTTAT belongs to Amphritea atlantica and includes:
- a CDS encoding MarR family transcriptional regulator, which produces MANQNSSEDIDYGILDTLVGYKLRRAQVNLFNHFSEHCSRFGITPGLFGVLSIVERNPGLTQTAIANALGNDRSAMVSVVDRLEAMNVVERKPSTSDRRSHALFLTKHGEAFYAELVEEVLKHEANFTSLLNEGEKALIIDILDRFAAHAPSKA
- a CDS encoding 3-hydroxyacyl-CoA dehydrogenase; translated protein: MDINQKVFIVTGASSGLGEAVARRLADQGASVVLADINEERGSAVAASLAEKAVFCTTDITDEQSAQHCIDTAVSHFGKLDGLVNCAGIPGAERVLGRNGVHRLETFSRALQVNLLGTFNMIRLAASVMSEQEPQSTGERGVIINTASVAAFDGQIGQAAYAASKGGMCAMTLPLARELAHFGIRVMTIAPGIFKTPMMDVLPEEVQASLGAAVPFPPRLGEPSEYAQLVQQIIENCMLNGEVIRLDGAIRMAAK
- a CDS encoding amidohydrolase produces the protein MNIDEIIAIDFHTHAEEPCTCARDDGYYEFQQDFAKYFKNPAGHNMLPTIEETAAYYRDRKIACVLFPVDAERETGFRRYANEEVAQLAADNSDIIIPFASIDPAKGRLGAREARRLVRDFGVRGFKFHPTMQGFYPNDRSAYVLYEAIAEEGAIALFHTGQTGVGAGTRGGMNMRLKYSNPMYLDDVAADFPDMPIVMAHPSFPWQEEALSVATHKPNVYIDMSGWSPKYFPKILIQYANSILKDKMLFGSDWPVITPDRWLKDFDTIGIKDEVKPKILKENAVKLLGL
- a CDS encoding TRAP transporter small permease, with translation MYTLLTQTKRGIEFISRQLALMGGFIMILLALMTVVSIIGRSLFGITVEGDYELVEMGLAISIFLFLTECQIKKGHVIVDFFTINLAKRKIYFLDSMGNLIFTIIAATLTWQMYLGGLDYHEYMEQSMILELQVWVAYIPAVFCLALLTLCCFIDTLLGFREYLRS
- a CDS encoding TRAP transporter substrate-binding protein, yielding MGIKSILKQSFAACALILGSGSAISAEAEYTFKLHHFLPPPSMAHSKFLQPWADKVMAESNGRIKIDLYPAMQLGGKPPALFDQVRKGIVDISWTVTGYTPGRFPKSTVFELPFIATDAKPMSMAMQAFAETEMTDELKDVHLLAMHVHAPGSLHSRDKAIHNAADMEGMKLRAPNKTMADAFAKLGSNPVFMPVPQMPSALSKGVLDVAVLPYEVVKPLKIHQLVKHHTEVPGLYANTFIFSMNKKAYDSLPADLKQVIDNNSGIELAGHIGALFDEYEAVGRQAAVEQGNEIYQLPASEVDIWKSKLSFVTEDWLKDMKADGYDSQKLLDEANALIAKYQTANK
- a CDS encoding TRAP transporter large permease — encoded protein: MSNIELALSMLALLLVLMSIRIPIAIAMLGCGALGYTLLAGFPTTLNYLSTVPYSKFSTYDLSVVPLFLLMGELATRAGITTELFRTCNTWVGQFKGGLAMAAVSGCAAFGAICGSSLATASTMGQVALPEMKKNNYAGGLAAGCLAAGGTLGILIPPSMVLIIFAVLTEQNISKMFIAAFVPGILAAGGYILAIAIYVRIFPKSGPKGEQTTWRQKFRSTRDVWHITLIFLIVLGGIYLGFFTPTEAAAVGVILTGILALTHGKLTFGQFKDSIIRTAVSSAMIFMIILGADLFSVFIALTNLPNLGAELLLEAEMSPFLILALMLLSYFILGCFMDSLAMILLTIPIYFPIIVAMDFGMSVEDTGIWFGILALVVVEVGLITPPVGMNVFIINSFDKSLSLKESFRGVVPFILSDFSRVILLVLFPPITLALVHLLS
- a CDS encoding crotonase/enoyl-CoA hydratase family protein produces the protein MAEYRYIQFSVEADIGHLQLNRPEKKNAINDALLLEIEDVFINMPEEVSVVLFSGNGPEFCSGLDLSEHVARDPYGVVQHSRMWHRVFGRIANSSIPVVAALHGAVIGGGLELASSAHVRVADETTYFRLPEGRHGIFVGGGASVRVGRILGASRMMDMMLTGRTYNAVDGERLGLAHYCVEKGTALEKATELAKSVAQNSRLSNFAMVSGLSRIESMSMDDGLFTESLLAGMTQTSPEVQERIGQFLNRKKK